The following proteins come from a genomic window of Dreissena polymorpha isolate Duluth1 chromosome 1, UMN_Dpol_1.0, whole genome shotgun sequence:
- the LOC127864579 gene encoding G2/M phase-specific E3 ubiquitin-protein ligase-like: protein MVEILDSEDEELQIALIESIGSSEATVNLPDIQTDLVPEDNLQSVLEAFQVETVDKESVTKLLVMRSDVLNTPLKGLNRKKINFKSSLYIKFSGEMGEDQGGPRREFFRLAMKALQDSAFFEGPENSKIFSHNISLLEMDQYKTIGRLVALSLVQGGPGIHVLHPDLYNLMVGRPSKMEDLEELLPAATCEMLQQLRDADDEDKKDQFLSRYADHLLDLGIPKVYHLVRHEKANLIHIIKKQYIYYR from the exons ATGGTGGAAATACTTGATAGTGAAGATGAGGAACTTCAGATTGCTTTGATAGAGAGCATTGGAAGCTCTGAAGCCACTGTAAATCTACCAGATATTCA AACTGATCTTGTCCCTGAAGACAATCTGCAAAGTGTCCTTGAGGCATTCCAGGTGGAAACAGTTGATAAAGAATCTGTAACAAAACTGCTGGTCATGCGCAGTGATGTTTTAAATACTCCCTTGAAAGGCTTGAACAGAAAGAAAATAAACTTCAAATCATCTCTCTATATCAAGTTTTCTGGAGAGATGGGAGAAGATCAGGGAGGTCCAAGGAGAGAGTTTTTTAG ATTAGCAATGAAGGCCTTGCAGGACTCAGCGTTCTTTGAGggaccagaaaattctaaaatattTTCTCATAACATTTCATTGTTGGAAATGGACCAGTATAAGACCATAGGAAGATTAGTGGCATTGTCTCTGGTCCAGGGTGGGCCTGGCATCCATGTCCTTCACCCTGACCTGTACAACCTAATGGTTGGCAGACCATCAAAGATGGAAGACCTTGAAGAACTGCTACCTGCAGCCACATGTGAAATGTTACAACAG TTGAGAGATGCTGATGATGAGGATAAGAAGGACCAGTTCCTCTCAAGATATGCTGATCATCTCTTAGATCTTGGCATTCCCAAAGTTTACCATTTGGTGAGGCATGAAAAAGCCAATTTAATTCACATCATCAAGAAGCAATACATTTACTACAGGTAG
- the LOC127862601 gene encoding G2/M phase-specific E3 ubiquitin-protein ligase-like — MNYSLVGSNDRALEDVSVFGWEAFLQSIEDGDIDVTLSEVIAFVTGADCFPPCGFSKLIDVDFYTCEGRLPSASTCALQLWLPRVNNPDMISKLMYRALKESYGFMKI; from the exons ATGAACTACAGTTTGGTGGGTTCCAATGACAGGGCCCTTGAAGATGTTTCAGTATTTGGCTGGGAGGCGTTTCTACAGTCTATTGAAG ATGGTGACATTGATGTAACATTATCAGAAGTTATTGCCTTTGTGACGGGGGCTGACTGTTTCCCACCTTGTGGATTTTCGAAGTTGATAGATGTGGACTTCTACACTTGTGAAGGCAGACTTCCATCAGCTTCCACTTGTGCTCTCCAGCTGTGGTTACCAAGAGTCAATAACCCTGATATGATTTCCAAACTTATGTACAGGGCTTTAAAGGAATCATATGGTTTTATGAAAATTTAG
- the LOC127864587 gene encoding uncharacterized protein LOC127864587, with product MLALIKDVHASGCKKPNMKMKVTRAGLCVYICVKCSYCGFNSQTLPMSDTIQTARGPPAGFLNYLVAMPVLKSKIGMDDVATVLTWLNIKAPCKQTFQKKFNDLGQAQTELSDKQLELNQDYVANVMKKAGFEPEVDIQFDVAYTCRPQGGCEKSTQSFGALVEHNTGQKLPLAIAMANKHCRKRYCRHDNCSKTFAAEASIASSERVLLHRSLDKVKDGPLAVRSITTDSGTQSAKAIRDYYELKKQTNHLKKQTATHYKCFVHKLRALERHVRAAKSDIKSIPKKYNKDEYMRKLASCLRCRVRIELERLRKQSCSDELFLRSAKFAIENIMHCFSGDHKMCKERSRVCTYRVTSSYKHLPYGEPLALQENDKKIILGNINKTFDATGLKEVAKLFNTNACESLNASVFHYAPKTSFYARNFAALCHSAVHTRSLGPSKSSMKVAEKVTGKEISQGSQTGI from the exons ATGCTGGCACTTATTAAAGATGTACATGCAAGTGGTTGTAAGAAgccaaacatgaaaatgaaagttacACGTGCTGGTCTGTGTGTCTACATCTGTGTAAAATGTAGTTACTGTGGATTTAATTCGCAAACATTGCCAATGTCGGACACAATCCAGACCGCAAGAGGCCCCCCTGCAGGATTTTTGAACTATTTAGTAGCAATGCCAGTGCTAAAATCTAAAATTGGAATGGATGATGTAGCTACTGTATTAACATGGCTTAATATTAAGGCGCCATGCAagcaaacatttcaaaaaaagtttaatgaCTTGGGACAAGCACAAACAGAACTGAGCGACAAACAATTGGAACTAAATCAGGACTATGtcgcaaatgtcatgaaaaaagccGGCTTCGAACCTGAAGTTGACATCCAATTTGACGTCGCCTACACATGTCGACCCCAGGGGGGATGCGAAAAGTCTACACAAAGCTTTGGGGCCCTGGTAGAACACAATACAGGTCAAAAACTCCCACTTGCCATAGCCATGGCCAACAAGCATTGCAGAAAAAGGTACTGCAGGCATGATAACTGCTCAAAAACCTTTGCAGCTGAGGCCTCGATTGCAAGCAGTGAGCGAGTATTACTTCACAGGTCATTGGATAAAGTGAAAGATGGTCCTTTGGCAGTAAGGTCAATAACCACCGACTCTGGTACGCAATCGGCAAAGGCTATACGGGATTACTATGAgcttaaaaagcaaacaaatcaCTTAAAAAAGCAGACGGCCACCCACTACAAGTGCTTTGTTCACAAGCTGAGAGCTCTCGAAAGACATGTGCGTGCCGCAAAGTCAGACATCAAATCCATTCCAAAAAAGTACAACAAAGACGAATACATGCGTAAGCTGGCCAGCTGCCTCCGCTGCCGAGTGCGCATTGAACTGGAAAGACTGCGAAAACAGAGCTGCAGTGATGAGCTTTTTCTTCGATCGGCCAAATTTGCTAtagaaaacatcatgcattgcttCTCCGGAGATCACAAGATGTGCAAGGAACGCTCACGAGTGTGCACCTATCGAGTGACCAGCTCGTACAAACATTTGCCCTATGGAGAGCCACTAGCACTCCAGGAGAATGACAAGAAAATTATTTtaggaaacattaataaaacatttgatgccaCGGGGTTGAAAGAAGTGGCAAAGCTCTTTAACACAAATGCTTGTGAGAGCTTAAATGCATCTGTGTTTCATTATGCCCCCAAAACTTCATTCTATGCTAGAAACTTTGCAGCTCTGTGTCATTCTGCAGTTCATACAAGGTCTTTGGGGCCCAGCAAATCATCAATGAAGGTGGCAGAAAAGGTGACAGGGAAAGAAATCA GCCAAGGATCGCAGACGGGAATATGA
- the LOC127862566 gene encoding uncharacterized protein LOC127862566 translates to MVIGSEEIRAYLRTREPPMVVNRDRVRAILAELDPVGVATRWAQVVSRRRYSVPEPNSLWHIDSHHSLVRYGIYIHGGIDGNSRLIPYLKAAPYNTARVAFEAFTFGIRSYGIPCRIRVDGGVENVLIKRFMTIANGDGRGSAIEGKSVHNQRIERLWRDVFQKVVFTFYQCLHALEDSGALNLDDPKHIFCAQAVVLARLNHSLECWRRARNNQAIRTEHNQTPERLWISRLVPALQQSDSTAVRNLRTDRDIPALVQEVLPDAYFDWSVFITPRASDAVPHGALQGIRQFDLLRETNDYAIQLYGEVLEYITSL, encoded by the exons ATGGTTATAGGTTCAGAGGAGATAAGGGCTTATCTTCGAACACGAGAGCCACCCATGGTTGTTAATAGAGACAGAGTTCGTGCGATACTAGCTGAACTGGACCCAGTTGGCGTTGCAACACGATGGGCTCAAGTGGTGTCTAGGAGACGCTACTCCGTCCCAGAGCCAAACTCACTGTGGCATATAGACAGCCATCACTCATTAGTGCG CTATGGTATTTACATCCACGGCGGCATCGACGGGAACAGCCGGCTGATACCATACCTGAAAGCTGCACCATACAATACTGCTAGAGTTGCCTTTGAGGCTTTCACGTTTGGGATCAGGAGCTACGGAATCCCCTGCAGAATTCGGGTTGACGGAGGAGTGGAAAATGTCCTTATTAAGAGATTCATGACCATTGCGAACGGTGATGGCCGAGGAAGTGCAATTGAAGGAAAATCCGTACATAATCAAAGGATTGAACGATTATGGAGAGACGTTTTCCAAAAAGTGGTGTTTACTTTCTACCAGTGCCTTCATGCTCTCGAGGATTCAGGCGCCTTAAATCTTGATGATCCGAAACACATTTTCTGTGCTCAGGCTGTTGTTCTCGCACGGCTTAATCACTCATTGGAGTGTTGGCGCCGTGCTAGAAACAACCAGGCCATTAGGACAGAGCACAACCAAACTCCTGAGCGGTTGTGGATATCTCGGCTTGTACCGGCCCTACAGCAGTCGGATTCCACTGCTGTAAGGAATCTCAGGACAGACAGAGATATCCCTGCATTAGTTCAGGAGGTATTGCCAGATGCCTACTTTGACTGGTCGGTGTTCATCACCCCCAGAGCATCAGATGCAGTACCTCATGGAGCATTACAAGGCATCAGGCAATTCGACTTGTTGAGAGAGACCAATGATTATGCAATTCAGCTGTATGGCGAAGTGTTAGAATACATTACATCGCTGTGA